Sequence from the Helicoverpa armigera isolate CAAS_96S chromosome 14, ASM3070526v1, whole genome shotgun sequence genome:
acatgaaaacggcttgaccaatttgaggtaacttagacccaggagaaggttttaggatagatatatatatttttatagatagatttttgtcaccatccggctacagGACGTGGGTTAAACCGCGGGCGAACActgtataattaatattatactgCAAATGTACCGggaatattccaaaatatttgaaacttcAAATTAGGTTAAGGATGATGTGAGGTAGGCAGTTGCATGTATAACATTAGTAAGCACCTGTTCCTGGTTAGAATGAAAGCCAAGCCCctgcatagttgggaaaaggctatttGTAGCGAATGAACAATCTTGAatgttttgtatataattttaaaataacttgtgtTTTCTCTTTTCTTTAAGGCTCGCTGAATACAGTGGTGTTAAAGACCAAGGCAAGGGCACGAAaacgaattataaataaaataaaggatttGACACCAACTggtaaaattatatataaagAATACCAGAAAGCCAAAGACGAGGCTAACTTTCTGAAGAGAGCTCGAAGAGCTTTAAAATTCAGCAAGGACAAGTCCTTTGAAGAATTAACCAAGGAAATGAATCCATTTGCAAAAACTATTatgaaaatgcaaattaatttatgCTCCAAAAGTAAAAAAGGGCGACGCTTTACTGAGGAAGAAAAATTAATAGCATTGTCCATAATGAAACAAAGTCCTAAGTGTTACAGATTTTTACACAAAATTTTCGTCTTGCCCTCACGATCAACTCTAAATAAAATGGTTGCAAAGCTCTCTATTGGACCAGGAATTTGACAACAAGTGTTTGACTTACTAAAAAAAGaggttagtattttttaatatcttgtaTATCTTTTGAAGTGCTACTGTAGGCACTTCATGAAACTAAAAttacactttttttattaaataaaaattacactttttaatttataactgttTCAGGTTGCTACATgggatgagaaaaaaaaatttgttcagtCATCTTCAATGAGATGTCATTAGACACTGCTTTAACCTACGATAAAAACAGAGACTGCATCAATGGCTTTGTAGAGTTAAATGAAAAGCAGAGCCAGTTTGCCGACCATGCACTTGTTTTCATGCTCAGAGGAGCGGTGTACAAGTGGCAGCAACCCATTGCCTTTTATTATTGTCAGGGGGCCACATCAGGGACTGATCTTAAAAAAATTCTAAGAGATGTTGTGGCTGTTCTCGTGGAATGTGGTCTGAAGCCTATTTGTGTAATTTGTGATCAAGGCACATCTTTCCAAGCAGCCTTGAAAAGCTTTAGAGAGGACACTAAGCGTGATCAAATACTTTCAGATCAAGAACCAGGTTGgtgaaattataattactattttagtaaccctgttttatattttgaatacctaTTCAACAATATATCACACATTAGGGTTGGATTGAAAAAAATCACTCCCCACTTTACATATAGTGGGCTAccctaataaaacatttatttttttgcactttgtaaagaaagaaaaaaaaaattaaaatgtggtacaaataCAGTTGTTTTATGTTAATGGAATCTCACATATTCTACCGAATGGGTGTACAAATTATATCTCATTTGTTATCTTTCCTTGTATTTCAGATGGCTCAGTTACTATCAGCGGCGTTAACCTGAGCATTATTTATGACCCGTCACATTTGATTAAAGGaattagaaataatttcttGAATAAGAACATAGTCATGGATGGTAAAACATCCAAGTGGACTGATATtgtggatgtctatgaaactgACTGTAAACACACAGAGTCTAGACTCCTTCATAAATTGAATGACCAACATGTCATTCCTGAAAAAATCAAGAAGATGAAAGTAAGTACCTAGATTGTTATCTTATTTTGTAAGGCTTATGTAGTACTACTAGGCCCGGCAAACTGACCGACATGGCTCTGATATCTTCTTTCGAACTAACTTCAGTGCAACTTATGATTTTTTTCCCACTTTCAACACAGTTCAGAGAATGCGATACAATCAAAACTCACTcactcacaatttttttttgttagcgTTCCATATGTTATAATATAGAAACAATATAAGGTATAAGGCATAACGATAAAAACGAAGTTGCGCTAAAGTTGTTTAAGGAGAATGCATCACTACTGTTGTATGTCAAGGCCCTGATTAGCCCTCACTACTAAGCCTTTGTTTACAAGTCATTATAGCTAAAAATTTTCAACTTGTTTGTTGCAGGTGAAGAACTGTGTCAAAGTGCTGAGTTCAACAGTATCTGCAGCTTTGTCTTATACAGCtcaattttgtaagtttttattgaacTGTATCATTCGTTATCAAATACAACAAAGAACCGGGTGTAGAACCAACAAAATTGAAACTAGCTTCAGGAGAGAGACTGTGAAATTAAACATAaacagtcaaagtcaaatcatttatttcatttaggcctttacaagtaCTTATGAATTTCAAagatataactaagtttgattccaGTTGTCTTAAGTTCTCGTTTAATTAAACTTCACCTATTATGTTAACTGGGTTTGGTTGCTAGAGTGAATCAAATGTTCCTACTTTAATGATGCATAGCTGTGGCTTTATCtctggtaatttatttttgttgactaCCAATATCGGAAACAAAGTCGATACACATGCGTGTATGTGAAtccctgctaatattataaatgcgaaagcaactctgtctgtttgttccgctttcacgtctaaaccactgaactgattttaataaaatttggtacagagatgcTAGTCATATGCTATAAGAGTTGGCACTCCTTTTTTCTGGATCAGCCTCTTTATCCAGCTGCCTAGAGAGACTTTAAGCGCAGTGTTgtgcttacaaatatttattgtttcagcACACTATGCGGATGGCAGGCCTGTTAGTGGCACGATAAAGAATACTGCTGAAACAGTACTGTTTTTCGACAGACTTTTTGATAGCGTGAATGGAGCAGGATCTGCAAAAGAAGCCAGAGGGAAATTAAGAACTgtagtaacaaaaaaatcaccACACCATAAATTTTGGCCAGAAGCCATTAGGAAATTGGAAAATTTGAAATTTGTTGATTCTGTAGGGAAGGAAAAATCGGTGCCCTCagtaaaaaactttattataaccTTAAAAAGTTATATGAGGCTGTGGCAAATTTTGCATGGACAAGATATAAAAGTGATGCGGCCCAGATATTTTAATTCTGATCCAATCGAAAATTTTTTTGGTCAGGTAAGGGCCTACAATTATAGGAATAATGATCCTAATTGCCACAGCTTCAATTGTACATTCAAATCATTATTGATTACCAGATTTATAAAATTTCACAGTGAAAACTTCAACTGTGAGAATGACCCGGCAGATCAAGTTTTGAACCAACAggttttatttgatgaaaaataaagtaatgaatCAAGGCCGGGTGATTCTccaagtgaaaaaaatattgaagtgatTGTGGAGCAGGCCCGACGAGAAAGAATGAATATTCAATTCACTCGCGGGCCTACACTGCTGGATGGGTAGTAAaaaatttttttagtaaatttaaaattagttgTAACAATTGTAATAACTCAATGACTTCTGAAAGAGGCGATATTCATGACTGGATAAGTCATAGAGAGTACAATAAAGCAAGAAAAGTATTGAAATACCCATCCGAAGCAGCAGTAAGGTGTTTTGGTACAGTCGTAAgggaaacaaatgaatacttaGAAATAAATGCTCATAACAATCAAGTAGCTAAAAAAATCAGCGACCATATATTTGCTAAGTATTCATTTGATTTCATGGACTGTACTGAACACAAATCAGTGCTCCTGACACACTTTATTGTTTTGACTGTGAGGTTCACAATAATGAATTGGTgtaacatattaaataaaattttgaaggGCACCGACGTTTCAAGACTGCAAGAAAAAGATTTGCCTGTGATGCAAAAGAAAGCAtacgaaaaatacaaaaagaaattaaaaaataaatcatttaataaataacatactgttttatttaatgaatcccaaaaaaaagttatggtcttgaaataaaatgtcatagTAGGTAGTACCTCTAcgtaactatacatatatacatacatattataaaaaggcAGAATGAGCTATATTTCTTTTGCCTTGACATTCCAGTACTTTAAAAGAAAGTTAAACGTCATACAGCACTAAAACAAGATGGCTGCTACgcttatgttttttctttagtGAGTGAGTGAGCAGTCTGTACACCTCTTAGTTAGTAGTCTGTGATTGCAATTTTGCATCTGTGTCGATGGATGTGCTTTGCTTTCGCTTCtctactatttttaaataatatcgaaATAATCCAAGTTAAAgattttaggaaaataaaataacttgtacattcttttaaatatattaaatgcaACTCCGTGTTTTCGGTTTAATATTTAACTCAGTTTATGCGGTCGC
This genomic interval carries:
- the LOC135117761 gene encoding uncharacterized protein LOC135117761, with amino-acid sequence MSLDTALTYDKNRDCINGFVELNEKQSQFADHALVFMLRGAVYKWQQPIAFYYCQGATSGTDLKKILRDVVAVLVECGLKPICVICDQGTSFQAALKSFREDTKRDQILSDQEPDGSVTISGVNLSIIYDPSHLIKGIRNNFLNKNIVMDGKTSKWTDIVDVYETDCKHTESRLLHKLNDQHVIPEKIKKMKVKNCVKVLSSTVSAALSYTAQFSHYADGRPVSGTIKNTAETVLFFDRLFDSVNGAGSAKEARGKLRTVVTKKSPHHKFWPEAIRKLENLKFVDSVGKEKSVPSVKNFIITLKSYMRLWQILHGQDIKVMRPRYFNSDPIENFFGQVRAYNYRNNDPNCHSFNCTFKSLLITRFIKFHSENFNCENDPADQVLNQQVLFDEK